A DNA window from Staphylococcus warneri contains the following coding sequences:
- a CDS encoding GNAT family N-acetyltransferase: MKHLTISDIYLEGNMLSEDARKTIYLTPTDALQYSNNTWLYHQCPTQVQWLTDIETQKEMHVTQGSDHLSFYFPENEYLNEAWFDLFKELGFKLGVLEFYLIEGQDLAQLNKRDDVTLIKVNRENLQDYLDIYYQFSLPFGKKYAKQSVKNVKQNFNINKATPMVSYLNGQPVGIVDIIENKNSVEIDGFGVLEDYQRNGIGQTMQAFVGELAGERPVMLVADGEDTVKDMYLKQGYVYRSFRYQVLKEKI, encoded by the coding sequence ATGAAACATTTGACGATATCAGACATTTATTTAGAAGGAAATATGCTATCTGAAGATGCACGCAAAACCATTTATTTAACACCGACTGATGCATTGCAATATTCTAATAATACATGGTTATATCATCAGTGTCCGACACAAGTTCAATGGCTAACAGATATTGAAACACAAAAAGAAATGCATGTTACACAAGGATCTGACCATTTATCCTTTTATTTCCCAGAAAATGAATATCTTAATGAAGCATGGTTTGATTTATTTAAAGAATTAGGATTTAAACTGGGAGTCTTAGAATTTTATTTAATAGAAGGACAAGATTTAGCACAATTAAACAAAAGAGACGATGTCACATTAATCAAAGTTAATAGGGAAAATTTGCAAGACTATCTTGATATTTATTATCAATTTTCATTACCCTTTGGTAAAAAATATGCGAAACAAAGCGTTAAGAATGTTAAACAAAATTTTAATATCAATAAAGCAACACCAATGGTTAGTTATTTAAACGGTCAACCTGTTGGTATTGTAGATATCATTGAAAATAAAAACTCGGTTGAAATAGATGGATTTGGTGTCTTAGAGGACTACCAAAGAAATGGTATTGGGCAAACGATGCAAGCATTTGTGGGTGAATTAGCCGGTGAAAGACCAGTGATGTTAGTTGCCGATGGTGAAGATACAGTTAAAGACATGTATTTGAAGCAAGGGTATGTATATCGCAGTTTTAGATATCAAGTTTTAAAAGAAAAAATATAA